Proteins co-encoded in one Sparus aurata chromosome 18, fSpaAur1.1, whole genome shotgun sequence genomic window:
- the LOC115569096 gene encoding uncharacterized protein LOC115569096, whose amino-acid sequence MTFNLNFLPTHRSNQVLKSVWEISSWLWPGSITAGGLSAYREWLRCFLLLKLVTVLLLPHSAGLPLLVGCMFSLRVLLLLRSPQVSTKPSTVLLGQLALTDSLVLLHWMLQLGGTLTWWMEGAGWEMRMGPMKDSGWWREATDLFCLQLLDAHHLASLLLLGLLGLEATLVSRWPQQTRRFRTSRWAQLSCSLVWMLMLLELLFMLHLKQESGPHIPHSSMLQNSQTSFLGLVPLPSLSAFSSCLRRTLWLGNLWLHYAVLYSKPQKRKSSFH is encoded by the exons ATGACTTTCAATCTCAACTTCCTGCCAACACACAG ATCAAACCAAGTGTTAAAGTCAGTGTGGGAGATCAGCTCATGGCTCTGGCCTGGTTCCATCACAGCAGGAGGCCTCTCTGCCTATAGAGAATGGCTGCGTTGCTTCCTGCTGCTGAAGCTGGTGACAGTGCTGCTGCTCCCCCACAGTGCAGGCCTCCCCCTGCTGGTGGGCTGTATGTTCAGCCTGCGGGTCCTACTGCTGCTCCGCTCCCCTCAGGTCTCCACCAAGCCCTCCACTGTGCTCCTGGGCCAGCTGGCTCTCACAGACAGTCTTGTGCTGCTGCACTGGATGCTCCAGCTGGGAGGGACGCTGACCTGGTGGATGGAGGGGGCAGGCTGGGAGATGAGGATGGGCCCCATGAAGGATTCAGGGTGGTGGAGGGAGGCTACGGACCTGttctgtctgcagctgcttGATGCTCACCACCTGgcctctctgctcctgctgGGGCTGCTGGGACTGGAGGCCACACTGGTGTCACGCTGGCCACAACAGACGAGGAGATTCAGGACTTCTCGCTGGGCTCAGCTTAGCTGCAGCCTGGTCTGGATGCTTATGCTGCTAGAATTGCTCTTCATGCTCCACTTAAAACAGGAGTCTGGACCTCATATTCCTCATTCCTCAATGCTACAAAACTCTCAAACTTCATTCCTGGGCCTGGTGcctcttccctctctttcaGCTTTCTCCTCTTGCCTGAGGAGGACATTATGGCTGGGGAATTTATGGCTGCATTATGCAGTCCTCTATAGCAAAccacagaagagaaagagctccTTTCATTGA
- the lpar4 gene encoding lysophosphatidic acid receptor 4 yields the protein MASLVLNETGMEDCGIDDSFKYNLYSVVYSVVFVLGLITNCAALFVFCFRMKMRNETTMFMTNLALSDLVFVFTLPFKVFYNVNRHWPFGDGLCKVSGTAFITNIYGSMLFLTCISVDRFLAIVYPFRSRSIRTRRNAALVCAAVWLTIVGGGISVTFFSTINSTNRATTCFEGFSKSTWRTYLSKITIFIEIVGFLLPLLVNLVCSSLVLRTLRRPVTVGHGCDSKRRVLRMILVHLGIFIICFVPYNSILFLYALVRTQALANCAVERFARTLYPITLCLACLNCCLDPVVYYFTSESFQKSLTMGGKGSGSRPESIPRSDTETQDTANTLPRDTHTVASNGKDSKMSESQF from the exons ATGGCAAGCCTGGTGCTCAACGAGACTGGAATGGAGGACTGCGGCATCGACGACTCCTTCAAGTACAACTTGTACTCGGTGGTTTACAGTGTGGTCTTTGTCCTGGGCCTGATCACCAACTGTGCTGCcctctttgttttctgcttccGGATGAAGATGCGCAACGAGACCACCATGTTCATGACTAATTTAGCATTATCCGATTTAGTATTTGTCTTCACGCTGCCGTTCAAGGTCTTCTACAATGTGAACCGCCACTGGCCATTTGGAGACGGTCTGTGTAAGGTATCAGGAACAGCCTTCATCACCAACATCTACGGAAGCATGCTCTTCCTCACCTGCATCAGCGTGGACCGCTTCCTGGCGATAGTCTACCCTTTCCGCTCCCGCTCCATCCGCACTCGCAGGAATGCGGCACTTGTGTGTGCCGCCGTGTGGCTCACCATCGTAGGCGGCGGGATATCGGTGACCTTCTTCTCCACCATCAACAGCACAAACAGAGCCACCACGTGTTTCGAGGGCTTCTCCAAGAGCACCTGGAGGACTTACCTGTCCAAAATCACCATCTTCATCGAG ATTGTGGGCTTCCTTCTCCCCCTCCTGGTCAACTTGGTATGTTCCTCTCTTGTACTGCGGACGCTGCGGCGCCCGGTGACTGTCGGTCATGGCTGTGACAGTAAGAGACGTGTCCTACGGATGATTCTGGTCCATCTTGGCATCTTCATCATCTGCTTCGTCCCCTATAACTCTATCCTCTTCCTGTATGCCCTGGTGCGGACCCAGGCCCTAGCTAACTGCGCAGTGGAGCGTTTCGCCCGAACTCTTTACCCCATCACTCTCTGCCTGGCCTGCCTCAACTGCTGCCTGGACCCTGTGGTGTACTACTTCACCTCAGAGAGCTTCCAAAAAAGCTTGACGATGGGAGGAAAAGGGTCCGGCTCACGGCCTGAGAGCATCCCCCGCAGCGACACTGAGACCCAggacacagcaaacacactccccagagacacacacactgtggccAGCAACGGGAAAGACTCAAAGATGTCCGAGAGTCAGTTCTGA
- the p2ry10 gene encoding putative P2Y purinoceptor 10 translates to MTLNTTRSFGEDQSSSNCGHNMTSWDQRMDTMYFYFYLLLFIPGLLLNTTALWFLCSHISKKTKAVIFMINLALADLAHILSLPLRIYYYSTHSWPFGKGVCLFCFYLKYLNMYAAIVFLVCISVQRCVFLLDPFAARRWRRRYDLLISIIVWVVVGLGCSPFILMRSSSSTTSNASIGTQTVYNVSYPFDATSTQHPLAYSGLYPPPVSASTGEPQTGSHPNGSCFKDLPMRRLPVSLAVTMMGLAELFGFVIPLACISYSSIRITQSLNQRETQDRQNSTAFNPSARNRLQSVTSNGQTDHETYMSGEKQRALRMVLSCFALFLFCFAPYHLNFLLYLMVSQGIVSHCPTRLAVRQFHPVSLCLASLSCCLNPLLYYFLTADFRLHLHKRTSSFTASLLSSPISSPVQRPAQHRMTSMESSCSDRD, encoded by the exons ATGACTCTGAACACAACTAGAAGCTTTGGGGAGGACCAATCCTCTtcaaattgtggccacaatatgaCCAGTTGGGATCAGCGCATGGATACGATGTACTTCTACTTCTACCTGCTGCTCTTCATCCCCGGGCTGCTGCTCAACACCACTGCTCTGTGGTTTCTCTGCAGTCAtatcag CAAGAAGACCAAGGCGGTGATCTTCATGATAAACCTGGCATTAGCGGACCTGGCCCACATCCTTTCTCTGCCCCTCAGGATTTATTATTACAGCACACACTCTTGGCCATTCGGAAAAGGCGTCTGTTTGTTCTGCTTCTACCTGAAATATCTAAACATGTACGCCGCCATAGTGTTCCTG gTGTGCATCAGTGTCCAGAGGTGTGTCTTCCTGCTTGATCCGTTCGCCGCTAGACGTTGGAGGCGGCGCTATGACCTGTTGATCAGTATCATAGTGTGGGTGGTGGTCGGCCTGGGCTGCTCACCTTTCATTCTGAtgcggagcagcagcagcaccaccagcaaTGCCAGCATTGGTACACAGACAGTCTATAATGTGTCCTATCCTTTCGATGCCACATCCACCCAGCATCCCTTAGCTTACTCTGGCCTTTATCCACCACCTGTGAGTGCAAGCACTGGCGAACCCCAGACAGGCTCCCATCCCAATGGAAGCTGTTTTAAGGACCTGCCCATGCGTCGTCTGCCCGTCTCTCTGGCGGTCACCATGATGGGTCTCGCTGAGCTGTTTGGTTTTGTGATTCCTTTGGCTTGCATCAGTTATAGCTCCATCCGCATCACCCAGTCCCTCAACCAAAGAGAGACACAGGATCGGCAGAACTCAACTGCATTCAACCCCTCAGCACGCAACCGACTCCAGTCAGTCACCTCCAATGGTCAGACTGATCATGAAACTTACATGAGCGGTGAGAAGCAGCGCGCTCTACGGATGGTTCTGAGCTGCTTTGCCCTCTTCTTGTTCTGCTTTGCCCCCTACCACCTCAACTTCCTGCTTTACCTGATGGTGTCGCAGGGCATTGTGTCCCACTGTCCCACAAGGCTGGCTGTGCGGCAGTTCCACCCAGTGTCTCTGTGCCTGGCGAGCTTAAGCTGCTGCCTCAACCCTCTGCTCTATTACTTTCTAACAGCTGATTTCAGGCTGCACCTCCACAAGCGCACCTCCTCCTTCACTGCCTCGCTCCTTTCTTCCCCGATCAGCTCCCCGGTCCAGCGTCCTGCACAGCACAGGATGACGAGCATGGAGAGTAGCTGCTCAGACAGGGATTAG
- the gpr174 gene encoding probable G-protein coupled receptor 174 — protein sequence MSSTNSCEVSDLRAYQHQVYAVVYSVILAPGLLGNVLALWVFRAYVRETKKAVVFMMNLAVADLLQVLSLPLRIYYYLNNTWAFGHFLCMICFYLKYVNMYASIYFLVCVSMRRCELIMRPLRCNSSTRKRDLVICAFGWLLVFLGCLPFPLMRTTSNDLNSDSREKNTSKCFSELPMRTISGPAAGVLLITAELLGFIIPLILVLACTCLTAGSLRERTAGPIPDRGEKRRALRMVLSCAVVFLVCFAPYHVTMPLDFLDKANVLSSCKLRKLIKRCHPVTLCLASLNCSLDPIIYYFTTDEFWRRLSKPDIPESRLMGRRLSCITGGEEADD from the exons ATGAGCTCTACTAACAGCTGTGAAGTCAGTGATCTGCGCGCATACCAGCACCAGGTGTATGCTGTGGTGTACAGTGTGATCTTAGCACCAGGGCTGCTGGGTAATGTGCTGGCACTCTGGGTGTTCAGGGCTTATGTGAGAGAAACCAAGAAGGCTGTGGTGTTCATGATGAACCTGGCTGTGGCCGACCTGCTGCAG gtgctctctctgcctctgcgGATCTACTACTACCTGAACAACACCTGGGCCTTTGGTCACTTTCTCTGCATGATATGCTTTTATCTGAAGTATGTCAACATGTACGCCTCCATCTACTTCCTGGTGTGTGTCAGCATGCGTCGCTGTGAGCTCATTATGCGTCCGCTGAGGTGCAACTCTTCCACGCGAAAAAGAGACTTGGTTATCTGTGCCTTTGGTTGGCTGTTGGTCTTCCTGGGCTGTCTGCCCTTCCCTCTGATGAGGACCACCAGCAATGACCTGAACTCTGActccagagagaaaaacacctCCAAGTGTTTCTCAGAGCTGCCCATGAGGACTATCAGTGGTCCAGCAGCCGGGGTCCTCCTGATCACAGCCGAGCTGCTGGGCTTCATCATCCCCCTCATCCTGGTGTTAGCCTGCACCTGTCTGACTGCAGGGAGCCTTCGTGAGCGGACAGCGGGGCCGATCCCTGACCGAGGGGAGAAGCGGAGGGCGTTAAGGATGGTGCTGAGCTGTGCTGTGGTCTTCCTCGTGTGCTTTGCTCCCTACCATGTCACTATGCCCCTGGACTTCCTGGATAAAGCCAATGTCCTGAGCAGCTGCAAACTCAGGAAACTGATTAAGCGCTGTCACCCCGTCACGCTCTGCCTGGCCAGCCTGAACTGCAGTCTGGACCCAATCATTTACTATTTCACAACTGATGAATTCTGGAGGCGACTGAGCAAGCCCGACATACCAGAGAGCAGGCTTATGGGTAGGCGCCTGTCCTGTATAACTGGTGGCGAGGAGGCCGATGACTAG